One part of the Sphingopyxis sp. PAMC25046 genome encodes these proteins:
- a CDS encoding helix-turn-helix transcriptional regulator gives MRITQEALAHDAGTSSSYLSAIENGRSSPTLKAMERLAKALGVNAVYLLSGRISISIVSDDELEIGAILARPAVTLRRHPHKPTGRPSKTK, from the coding sequence ATGCGCATCACGCAAGAAGCGCTCGCCCATGATGCGGGCACGAGCAGCTCTTATCTGAGTGCGATCGAAAATGGCCGGTCGAGCCCGACGCTGAAAGCAATGGAGCGGCTCGCGAAGGCACTCGGCGTTAATGCCGTCTATCTCTTGTCCGGCCGGATATCGATCTCGATCGTTTCGGACGACGAACTGGAAATCGGCGCGATACTGGCGCGCCCGGCGGTGACGCTCCGGCGCCATCCGCACAAGCCGACGGGGCGGCCGAGCAAGACCAAGTAA
- a CDS encoding CaiB/BaiF CoA-transferase family protein, which translates to MTKTGPLAGLKILEIAGIGPAPFCGMLLADLGADVVVIERVSPNSENIDLGSGAIVNRGKRVIALDLKSPEGVAHVLDLVQRGDVLIEGMRPGVMERLGLGPEVCLARNPRLVFGRMTGWGQQGPLAQAAGHDINYIALSGALWYAGHPGEPPMAPPSLVGDIGGGALYLAIGVLAAAMHARDTGNGQVVDAAIVDGSAHMMNLLLSLKAAGQVASIRGCSILDGPHWYSTYRCADGNFISVGSLEPKFYALLCKKLGLAGDSSFDDGYDRDAWPELKQRFSEIFAMRTREEWRTLLEGSDACFAPVLDPDEAARHPHMAARGVYREIDNILQAMPAPRFSGSSLPIPGPIPLHHEDPSTIRRGWSKPDRCGITARTDCCE; encoded by the coding sequence ATGACGAAAACTGGTCCGCTTGCAGGCCTCAAAATACTCGAAATTGCGGGCATCGGCCCGGCGCCGTTTTGCGGAATGCTGTTGGCCGACCTTGGCGCCGATGTCGTCGTCATTGAACGCGTAAGCCCTAACTCCGAAAATATCGATCTTGGCAGCGGCGCCATTGTGAACCGCGGGAAACGTGTAATTGCCTTGGATCTGAAGTCCCCCGAAGGCGTCGCGCATGTCCTGGATCTCGTCCAAAGGGGCGATGTACTGATCGAAGGCATGCGGCCTGGGGTGATGGAGAGGCTCGGCCTTGGTCCCGAGGTTTGCCTAGCGCGTAACCCCCGCCTTGTATTCGGTCGCATGACGGGTTGGGGGCAGCAGGGACCTCTCGCCCAAGCGGCCGGCCATGACATCAACTATATCGCGCTGTCAGGAGCCCTTTGGTATGCTGGGCATCCCGGTGAACCGCCAATGGCGCCGCCAAGCCTGGTAGGCGATATTGGGGGTGGAGCGCTCTATTTGGCCATCGGCGTCCTCGCAGCGGCAATGCACGCGCGGGATACCGGGAATGGGCAAGTGGTTGACGCCGCGATCGTCGATGGGAGCGCTCACATGATGAACTTGCTCCTGAGCCTGAAGGCCGCCGGCCAGGTTGCCAGCATACGCGGCTGCAGCATCCTTGACGGCCCTCACTGGTACTCGACCTATCGGTGCGCCGACGGGAATTTCATCTCAGTCGGATCACTCGAGCCCAAGTTCTATGCGCTGCTTTGCAAAAAGCTGGGGTTGGCCGGCGATAGCAGTTTTGACGACGGCTATGATCGTGATGCCTGGCCCGAGCTCAAGCAGCGTTTTAGCGAGATATTCGCCATGCGGACACGGGAAGAATGGCGCACACTGCTGGAAGGCAGCGATGCCTGCTTTGCCCCCGTGCTTGATCCGGACGAAGCGGCGCGCCATCCTCATATGGCAGCGCGAGGCGTCTATCGGGAGATCGACAATATCCTCCAGGCAATGCCGGCGCCACGTTTTTCGGGCTCGTCACTACCGATCCCCGGACCGATCCCGCTGCATCATGAAGATCCGAGTACAATTCGGCGGGGCTGGAGCAAACCGGACCGCTGCGGGATTACCGCCAGAACCGACTGTTGCGAGTAG
- a CDS encoding LysR family transcriptional regulator has translation MTLIRLIHSLEQLFLGGMSMLDSRLKHAVAVGQLRSFSRAADAVGVTQSAVTKSVAELERHLGYSLFHRTSRGAMPTEEGREFIDRAARLLADAAELLGDTARRADAYAGPLRIGLFPGSIDWLLTQPLVSLLRRHPAVRVEVVSGNSERGVRLLSRGDIDVAFGLEAAFARWPEFKCERVASIEILPFVRNNHPILGINPTSKEPLVQFEFVVPSSSEPYTSIIQQMYEKSGKRPADWIHMTDYFQLVRRIVATSDAIGMVAKQFTENSWFRANFVALEGIGLFDPLTLCYAVRSRWQVKPAGRALVSLVRQAWRTASSD, from the coding sequence ATGACCTTGATTCGCCTAATTCATTCTCTGGAGCAATTATTCCTGGGGGGCATGTCCATGCTCGATTCTCGCCTCAAGCATGCCGTCGCGGTTGGTCAGCTTCGTTCCTTCTCCAGGGCAGCGGATGCGGTTGGTGTCACGCAGTCGGCGGTGACCAAGAGTGTCGCTGAACTCGAACGGCATCTTGGCTATTCCCTTTTCCATCGGACCTCACGGGGCGCGATGCCGACAGAGGAGGGACGCGAATTTATTGATCGCGCAGCGCGCTTGCTTGCCGACGCAGCTGAACTACTCGGAGATACAGCCCGCCGCGCCGACGCCTATGCGGGCCCGCTTCGAATCGGACTGTTCCCAGGGTCAATCGACTGGTTGCTCACCCAACCTCTGGTTTCTTTGCTGCGGCGCCATCCGGCAGTGCGCGTCGAAGTCGTTTCGGGCAACAGCGAAAGGGGCGTGCGACTCCTGTCGCGCGGCGATATCGATGTCGCCTTTGGACTTGAAGCGGCCTTTGCACGCTGGCCGGAATTCAAGTGCGAGCGGGTCGCCTCGATCGAAATACTGCCTTTTGTGCGGAACAATCATCCCATTCTGGGGATAAACCCGACCAGCAAGGAGCCGCTGGTCCAGTTCGAATTCGTAGTGCCCTCATCTTCCGAACCCTACACATCGATCATTCAGCAGATGTACGAAAAAAGCGGTAAGCGTCCCGCTGACTGGATCCACATGACAGACTATTTTCAATTGGTTCGACGGATCGTTGCCACATCCGATGCTATCGGGATGGTTGCAAAACAGTTCACCGAGAACTCATGGTTTCGCGCCAATTTCGTGGCCTTGGAGGGAATCGGTTTATTCGATCCATTGACGCTTTGTTATGCTGTGCGTAGCCGCTGGCAGGTAAAACCGGCTGGCCGTGCGCTCGTCAGCCTTGTTCGTCAGGCATGGCGCACCGCATCATCGGATTAA
- a CDS encoding TonB-dependent receptor, whose product MDGTPQSFFHAFFEIDQDQLSDELRYAGRFGDVELTTGLYYFSQDLRYAELRNLLGGARIVSGGGTQDQTTWGIFASTDWHFTDTLTLNLGARYSWERKAVRVSALRANGCNLDTLICATNFADAAKWRGFTPKIGLQWKPDDDTQIYGLYTRGFRSGGYNLRNTDPAVPPGPFNQETQDSFELGAKKQFGRHRINLAAFYNRMKDLQREINLPGPLGVSQVIRNTADATIKGVEAEGQFFLLSNLVISGQLGYVNGQYRNVQFDLSGDGVINDVDRALKLPRLSPWTYGVGLTYDQQLGELGTATARVSFTHRDKAAFTDNNVGFLQGADMLDASLTLATDNKHWRFSIYGRNLLNEVTIGGDTPLPAAFGGTGASLSPLNRGRVIGGEVAISF is encoded by the coding sequence ATCGATGGAACACCACAGTCCTTCTTTCATGCCTTTTTCGAAATCGACCAGGATCAACTCAGCGACGAACTTCGTTATGCCGGAAGGTTCGGTGACGTCGAATTGACAACCGGTCTATACTATTTTTCCCAGGATCTTCGTTACGCCGAGCTGCGGAATCTTTTGGGCGGTGCTCGGATCGTTTCCGGTGGGGGTACGCAAGACCAGACAACATGGGGCATTTTTGCTTCGACCGACTGGCATTTCACCGATACGCTGACCTTGAATCTCGGCGCGCGGTATAGTTGGGAACGCAAAGCCGTTCGGGTCTCGGCCTTACGCGCAAATGGTTGCAATCTAGACACGCTGATCTGTGCAACCAATTTCGCCGACGCGGCAAAATGGCGAGGGTTTACGCCGAAAATCGGCCTTCAGTGGAAGCCGGATGACGACACGCAGATTTATGGCCTTTACACGCGCGGGTTCCGCAGCGGCGGATATAATTTGCGCAACACCGATCCCGCTGTGCCGCCGGGGCCATTCAATCAAGAGACCCAGGACAGTTTCGAACTCGGCGCCAAGAAGCAATTCGGGCGCCACCGGATCAACCTGGCGGCCTTCTACAATCGCATGAAGGACCTGCAGCGCGAGATCAACCTGCCCGGACCGCTTGGCGTCAGCCAGGTCATACGGAACACCGCCGACGCCACAATCAAAGGCGTCGAGGCCGAGGGGCAGTTTTTTCTTTTGTCCAACCTCGTGATTTCGGGTCAGCTCGGCTACGTGAATGGCCAGTATCGCAACGTCCAGTTCGACCTCAGCGGTGATGGCGTCATCAACGATGTGGATCGTGCGCTCAAATTGCCAAGGCTGTCGCCATGGACCTATGGCGTGGGGCTGACTTATGATCAGCAGCTTGGCGAATTGGGGACAGCAACGGCGCGTGTCAGCTTCACGCATCGCGACAAGGCGGCATTCACCGACAACAACGTCGGCTTCCTTCAGGGCGCCGATATGCTCGATGCGAGCCTCACATTGGCGACCGACAACAAGCACTGGCGCTTCTCCATCTATGGCCGAAACCTCCTGAATGAGGTGACGATTGGCGGCGATACACCTTTGCCGGCGGCCTTCGGGGGCACGGGTGCAAGCCTTTCACCGCTAAACAGGGGGCGCGTCATCGGCGGAGAAGTGGCGATTAGCTTCTAG
- a CDS encoding TonB-dependent receptor plug domain-containing protein gives MASAALLCSGTAFAQEATPQANDQTGSATEALAEDIVVTATKKGYGESVQKVPMAVTAFGEAQLDAKFVQNLQSLSYDVPNVQLEDVGTAPGYANFTIRGLGINSTIPSIDPTVGVFTDGIYLGINAGVVLDNFDLEGIEVLRGPQGLLFGRNVTGGAVVVRTTRPSFDFGAKAKLSIETGLKKTVSGTVTGPIVDDVLAAKLAVYYSDDNGWFRNRFDNRSFGKSHDLIIRPALSLKGGDRFRMDLRYEHGDVESDGAPVQSHALFPATASGFRSISQVSMMPNGTRRSWKPTSMSVWAKASSPTSLAIGNSDPPRALISMEHHSPSFMPFSKSTRINSATNFVMPEGSVTSN, from the coding sequence TTGGCTTCTGCCGCGTTGTTGTGCTCGGGAACAGCATTTGCCCAGGAAGCAACGCCCCAGGCGAACGACCAAACCGGGAGCGCCACGGAAGCGCTGGCTGAGGACATTGTCGTTACCGCCACCAAAAAGGGCTATGGCGAAAGCGTGCAGAAAGTACCGATGGCGGTCACGGCTTTTGGTGAAGCGCAGCTGGATGCCAAGTTCGTCCAGAATCTTCAAAGTCTGAGCTACGACGTTCCCAACGTCCAGCTCGAGGATGTGGGTACGGCACCGGGCTATGCCAATTTCACTATCCGGGGCCTCGGCATCAACAGCACGATCCCATCGATCGACCCCACCGTAGGCGTTTTCACTGACGGTATTTACCTCGGCATCAACGCTGGTGTCGTGCTGGACAACTTCGACCTTGAGGGGATCGAAGTTCTGCGTGGACCGCAAGGCTTGCTTTTCGGTCGCAACGTTACCGGCGGTGCCGTGGTTGTGCGGACCACGCGGCCCAGCTTCGATTTTGGAGCCAAAGCCAAGCTATCCATTGAAACGGGACTGAAAAAGACCGTAAGCGGCACGGTTACCGGACCTATCGTCGATGACGTTTTGGCTGCCAAATTGGCCGTCTACTACAGCGACGACAATGGCTGGTTTCGCAACCGCTTCGACAATCGCAGCTTCGGTAAATCACATGACCTTATCATTCGCCCGGCACTTTCGCTCAAGGGTGGCGACCGCTTCCGAATGGATCTCCGCTATGAGCATGGCGATGTCGAAAGCGATGGAGCCCCTGTCCAGAGTCACGCGCTGTTTCCCGCGACAGCTTCAGGTTTTCGATCAATTTCCCAGGTTTCTATGATGCCAAATGGGACCAGGCGATCGTGGAAACCAACATCGATGTCGGTCTGGGCGAAGGCGTCTTCACCAACATCGCTGGCTATCGGAAATTCCGATCCTCCGCGGGCGCTGATATCGATGGAACACCACAGTCCTTCTTTCATGCCTTTTTCGAAATCGACCAGGATCAACTCAGCGACGAACTTCGTTATGCCGGAAGGTTCGGTGACGTCGAATTGA
- a CDS encoding SDR family oxidoreductase — translation MDEELRFDGRVVVVTGAGGGLGRQYALMFGGRGAKVVVNDLGGDEKGSGSCSTAADNVVDEIRATGGQAVANYASVEEGALIIQAAVDNFGTVDVVINNAGILRDVSFHKMTDEDWTLLQRVHLNGTRAVTQAAWPILRDKGYGRIVMTTSAAAIYGNFGQANYAAAKLGILGLANALAEEGRSRNIQVNTIAPIAASRMTATAFPQEFLANLRAEAISPLVGWLAHENCSETKGLFEVGAGYIAKLRWERALGHAFGADRAFTLDDVARHWGRIVDFTDAEHPLGLNDSLEAVERALRA, via the coding sequence ATGGACGAAGAGCTTCGTTTCGATGGCAGGGTAGTGGTTGTGACCGGAGCCGGAGGCGGACTTGGGCGCCAGTACGCGCTGATGTTTGGCGGGCGCGGAGCCAAGGTGGTGGTGAATGATCTGGGTGGCGACGAGAAAGGGAGCGGCAGCTGCTCCACAGCCGCTGACAATGTGGTCGACGAAATTCGAGCCACGGGCGGTCAGGCGGTGGCAAATTATGCGTCGGTCGAGGAGGGCGCGCTGATCATCCAAGCCGCGGTTGACAACTTCGGAACCGTTGACGTCGTCATCAACAATGCCGGCATCCTGCGCGATGTGAGCTTCCACAAAATGACCGACGAAGACTGGACACTGCTTCAGCGGGTCCATCTGAATGGGACGCGGGCAGTGACGCAGGCAGCATGGCCGATACTGCGCGACAAGGGCTATGGCCGCATCGTCATGACCACGTCTGCAGCCGCAATCTACGGCAACTTCGGTCAGGCCAACTATGCCGCAGCCAAGCTCGGAATATTGGGGCTTGCGAACGCGCTGGCGGAGGAGGGGCGGTCCAGAAACATCCAGGTTAATACGATCGCCCCAATCGCCGCATCGCGTATGACCGCGACTGCCTTTCCACAAGAGTTTCTCGCCAATCTCAGAGCGGAAGCGATCAGTCCATTGGTCGGTTGGCTTGCGCACGAGAATTGCAGCGAAACCAAAGGGCTTTTTGAAGTTGGAGCCGGCTATATCGCCAAGCTTAGGTGGGAGCGCGCGCTTGGGCACGCCTTCGGAGCGGACAGGGCGTTCACGCTCGATGATGTCGCCCGGCACTGGGGTAGAATTGTCGACTTCACGGATGCCGAGCACCCGCTCGGGCTGAATGACAGCCTTGAGGCGGTAGAACGGGCGCTGAGAGCGTAA
- a CDS encoding acyl-CoA dehydrogenase family protein has translation MNFELSDEQRMAVETVRRFLDNKLEPEIRRHGERFIPKPLMKEWTQALTGYGHITAPHQEQWGGLDMGWLTHLLIFEEIAYSSLDVAIPGFINAVGAELIRRFAPETIKQRYLADLVAAEKFVSLGISEPDVGSDVAAIKTRAVRDGDFWVINGEKTWITNGAYSDIFICTCKTGENEVTHILVDRDESEYEVRDIQKMALNGQSTAQIFLSDCRVPVANTIGRVGDGLRNTLQVFEIARCHMAMWSIGIARRAMDEAIAYARDRAQHGKKIAGHQLIADKIAIMATKIDAARLLTHRAISLVQAGTRAETECSMAKWYATEMAIEATRDALQIHGGNGVTREFIVERLVREAIICPIPDGTTEIQKLVVSRALTGIQAFR, from the coding sequence ATGAACTTTGAGCTGTCCGATGAACAACGCATGGCGGTGGAAACCGTCCGCCGCTTTCTCGACAACAAGCTTGAGCCGGAAATCCGCCGGCATGGGGAGCGATTCATCCCCAAACCGCTCATGAAGGAATGGACTCAAGCACTGACCGGCTATGGCCATATTACCGCACCGCATCAGGAGCAATGGGGCGGGCTTGATATGGGATGGCTCACTCATCTGCTCATTTTCGAGGAGATCGCCTATTCCTCGCTCGATGTGGCCATACCCGGCTTCATCAACGCGGTTGGCGCAGAACTCATCCGCCGCTTCGCCCCGGAGACGATCAAGCAACGCTATCTTGCCGACCTCGTCGCGGCCGAGAAGTTCGTTTCGCTCGGCATCTCGGAGCCCGATGTCGGCTCGGACGTCGCCGCCATCAAGACACGCGCCGTACGAGACGGCGATTTCTGGGTCATCAATGGCGAAAAGACCTGGATCACCAACGGAGCCTACTCGGACATCTTCATCTGTACGTGCAAGACTGGCGAAAATGAAGTCACTCACATCCTGGTCGATCGTGACGAGAGTGAGTATGAGGTGCGCGATATCCAGAAGATGGCGCTCAACGGCCAATCGACTGCACAGATATTCCTGTCCGATTGCCGCGTACCGGTGGCAAACACGATCGGCCGGGTCGGCGATGGATTGCGCAATACGTTGCAAGTGTTCGAGATTGCCCGCTGCCATATGGCGATGTGGAGTATCGGCATCGCACGGCGAGCAATGGATGAGGCGATCGCGTACGCTCGCGATCGCGCGCAGCATGGCAAGAAGATCGCCGGCCATCAGCTGATCGCCGACAAGATCGCCATCATGGCGACCAAGATCGACGCAGCCCGTCTGTTGACGCACCGGGCAATATCCCTCGTCCAGGCGGGCACGCGCGCAGAGACGGAATGCTCGATGGCCAAGTGGTACGCCACCGAAATGGCGATCGAAGCGACGCGCGATGCGCTTCAGATCCATGGCGGCAACGGCGTCACCCGCGAATTCATCGTTGAGCGGCTGGTGCGTGAGGCGATCATTTGCCCCATCCCCGATGGCACGACGGAGATTCAAAAGCTTGTTGTTTCGCGCGCCCTGACCGGCATTCAAGCCTTTCGGTAA
- a CDS encoding thiolase family protein — protein MTDIFVMGVGMTPFGKQFDKSLKMLCAEASSQAFSDAGCTAGDVEAIFFGNCVQGHMEGQDMIRGEIVARAMGISSVPVVNVENACATASTALHMAAAYVRSGAADVVLALGAEKMYSPDKALMFSAFDGAWDVHETESGRAQLLAMGNGVDVPEGTTSSQPYSVFMDVYAAMARAHMKTYGSTQAQIAAVSAKNHMHSTRNLLAQYRLPYTVESVLAAPPIVYPFTLPMCSPISDGAAAAIICSEAGRRKLSAAPDRALRILASVLQTGAARDPFDYDHHVSRLAANRAYAMAGVGPEDIGVAEVHDATAVGEIIEIEALGLTPPGEGGLAAERGETALGGRIPVNTSGGLECKGHPIGATGLGQIYELALQLRGEAEDRQVPNARFAIAQNGGGVIGVEEAVVAVTILGR, from the coding sequence ATGACCGACATATTCGTCATGGGGGTTGGGATGACCCCGTTCGGAAAACAGTTCGACAAGAGCCTGAAAATGCTCTGCGCCGAAGCTTCGTCGCAGGCCTTTTCCGACGCAGGATGCACCGCCGGCGATGTCGAAGCCATCTTCTTCGGCAATTGCGTCCAGGGGCATATGGAGGGCCAGGACATGATCCGCGGCGAAATCGTGGCGCGAGCGATGGGCATCTCAAGCGTTCCCGTGGTGAATGTCGAAAACGCATGTGCGACGGCTTCCACGGCCTTGCACATGGCCGCCGCCTATGTTCGATCGGGGGCAGCGGATGTCGTACTCGCGCTCGGCGCGGAGAAGATGTACTCGCCCGACAAGGCGCTCATGTTCAGTGCATTCGATGGCGCTTGGGACGTGCATGAAACCGAGTCGGGCCGCGCGCAGCTGCTGGCCATGGGCAATGGCGTCGATGTTCCGGAAGGAACGACATCGAGTCAGCCTTACAGCGTTTTCATGGATGTATACGCCGCGATGGCACGCGCGCACATGAAGACCTACGGCTCGACGCAAGCGCAAATCGCGGCCGTCTCGGCGAAAAATCACATGCATTCGACGCGCAATCTGCTTGCCCAGTATCGCCTCCCATATACCGTCGAAAGTGTACTCGCTGCGCCTCCGATCGTTTACCCGTTCACACTGCCGATGTGCTCCCCGATCAGCGACGGCGCCGCCGCTGCGATCATCTGCAGCGAAGCCGGTCGGCGCAAACTGTCGGCAGCCCCGGACAGGGCGCTAAGAATCCTGGCGTCTGTGCTGCAAACCGGCGCCGCGCGCGATCCCTTTGATTATGACCACCATGTCAGCCGCCTTGCGGCGAACCGGGCCTATGCGATGGCCGGCGTGGGGCCAGAAGATATTGGCGTCGCGGAGGTGCATGACGCCACGGCGGTTGGCGAGATCATTGAAATCGAGGCGCTCGGCCTGACGCCGCCTGGCGAGGGCGGACTCGCGGCAGAGCGCGGTGAGACGGCGCTGGGTGGGCGTATTCCGGTAAACACGTCGGGCGGGCTTGAATGCAAGGGACATCCGATCGGCGCCACCGGGCTCGGCCAAATCTACGAGCTTGCGCTGCAATTGCGCGGCGAGGCGGAAGATCGACAGGTTCCGAATGCCCGGTTCGCGATCGCGCAGAACGGCGGAGGTGTCATCGGGGTGGAAGAGGCGGTGGTCGCCGTCACGATCCTGGGCCGGTAG
- a CDS encoding enoyl-CoA hydratase/isomerase family protein, whose protein sequence is MDYEYILVEQRGPALWVTLNRPAALNSLSLALAEELAAAIEAAEADATVRACILTGAGRAFCAGADLLAIGDGTGGQTLAERLNLFLPPLGQAFNRIETSRLPIIAAVNGLTLAGGLELVLCCDLVIAAHPARFGDAHANYGLLPGGGGSVRLPRKIGEARAKHLMMTGGTISAAEMKEAGLVTQLVAPEDLIAAAQALVESLAEKSRPGLAYMKQLVRAAQDSSLEVGLRQELETMAAYALSNDIVEGLAAFREKRKPDFSDR, encoded by the coding sequence ATGGACTATGAATACATCCTGGTTGAGCAACGCGGCCCAGCGCTTTGGGTGACCCTCAACCGGCCGGCAGCGTTGAACAGTCTGTCGTTGGCTTTGGCCGAGGAACTCGCCGCAGCGATCGAGGCAGCGGAAGCAGATGCGACGGTGCGCGCTTGCATTCTTACCGGCGCCGGACGGGCGTTTTGCGCTGGCGCGGATCTGCTCGCAATTGGCGATGGAACAGGCGGACAAACTCTCGCCGAACGCTTAAATCTGTTTCTGCCGCCGCTCGGTCAGGCTTTTAACAGGATCGAGACGTCGCGCCTTCCGATAATTGCGGCGGTCAACGGCCTTACGCTCGCCGGCGGCTTGGAACTGGTGTTGTGCTGTGATCTCGTCATTGCCGCGCACCCGGCCAGATTTGGCGACGCCCATGCAAATTACGGCCTGTTGCCCGGCGGTGGAGGGTCGGTTCGACTCCCTAGGAAGATCGGCGAAGCGCGTGCGAAACATCTGATGATGACCGGCGGGACCATCTCGGCTGCCGAGATGAAGGAAGCCGGACTCGTGACCCAACTGGTTGCTCCCGAGGATCTCATTGCGGCAGCGCAAGCGCTGGTAGAATCTCTTGCAGAAAAGAGCCGGCCAGGGCTCGCCTACATGAAGCAGCTAGTCCGCGCTGCGCAGGATAGCTCGCTCGAAGTCGGGCTGCGTCAGGAACTCGAAACCATGGCTGCTTACGCCTTGTCCAACGACATTGTCGAAGGACTGGCGGCATTCCGGGAGAAGCGGAAGCCCGATTTTTCCGACCGGTGA
- a CDS encoding AMP-binding protein → MDVRTQIRRAARYFAQQEALVHGHRRLTFSEAWLRGVKLANALAECGLQPGDRIATLEKNSIEAADIILAAAIGNYTRVPLYARNRCEAHAHMIASTGSRLALVDEALASELAGLDAQAPTLERIIIRDHNYENWLATASDRDPDPVVAPEDYCVIRHTGGTTGKPKGVAYRHRSWMTISAAFFSIGPQVAPGDAILHVGPLSHASGFLFVPAWYCGARNVMMDGFDPASFLDTLEQERISHAFVAPTMLNAIVHHDGAYGRHFPNLKFLLSASAPISEPTLRKSCQIFGNHVLHSGYGQTEILPIASMGPNEWFGEFEGSAPIRAVGRPMSGADIEIRNEDGKVLGPNEPGEIVARFENGQMEEFWNDPEETARRMEDGWVKTGDVGMIDTNGFLYLLDRNNDMIVSGGFNIYPTEIENVIADHPGVLEVAVFGVPHEKWGETPLAMVRVKPGAQITETEIIDLVRQRLGSAKKPSKVVFTAEPLPLSNVGKVLRSKLREPYWAGQDRRISGA, encoded by the coding sequence ATGGACGTCCGTACGCAAATACGTCGCGCCGCACGTTATTTCGCCCAGCAAGAGGCTCTCGTTCACGGCCACAGGCGGTTGACTTTCTCGGAAGCCTGGTTGCGCGGCGTGAAGCTCGCAAATGCTCTTGCGGAGTGCGGCCTTCAACCGGGTGACCGGATTGCTACGCTGGAGAAGAACTCCATCGAGGCCGCCGACATCATACTGGCGGCTGCCATTGGAAACTATACGCGTGTTCCTCTCTATGCGCGCAACCGATGTGAAGCGCACGCCCATATGATCGCGAGTACCGGATCTCGGTTGGCGCTGGTCGATGAGGCATTGGCTTCGGAGTTGGCGGGGCTGGATGCCCAAGCTCCGACGCTTGAGCGGATCATTATCCGCGATCACAACTATGAGAATTGGTTGGCGACAGCCTCGGACCGGGATCCTGATCCCGTCGTCGCGCCGGAGGACTATTGTGTCATCCGCCACACCGGCGGCACGACGGGCAAACCCAAGGGCGTTGCCTATCGGCACCGTTCATGGATGACGATCTCCGCCGCATTTTTCAGCATCGGCCCCCAAGTGGCCCCAGGGGATGCCATTCTGCATGTCGGCCCGTTGTCCCATGCATCGGGCTTCCTGTTCGTGCCGGCCTGGTATTGCGGCGCCCGCAACGTGATGATGGACGGCTTCGATCCAGCGTCCTTTCTTGACACTCTCGAGCAGGAACGGATCAGCCATGCCTTTGTAGCCCCCACCATGCTCAATGCCATAGTGCATCACGACGGGGCATATGGCCGCCACTTTCCGAATTTGAAGTTTCTGCTGAGTGCTTCAGCGCCGATCTCCGAGCCGACGCTTCGCAAGTCGTGCCAGATATTCGGGAATCATGTTCTTCATTCGGGCTATGGACAGACCGAAATCCTGCCCATCGCGTCTATGGGGCCCAACGAGTGGTTCGGCGAATTTGAAGGTTCTGCCCCAATTCGGGCGGTCGGACGTCCCATGAGTGGCGCCGATATCGAAATCCGTAACGAGGACGGAAAGGTGCTGGGACCAAACGAGCCCGGCGAGATCGTCGCACGGTTCGAAAATGGCCAGATGGAGGAATTCTGGAACGATCCGGAGGAAACCGCCCGGCGCATGGAAGATGGCTGGGTCAAAACCGGCGATGTCGGCATGATCGACACAAACGGATTTTTGTATCTGCTCGATCGCAACAACGACATGATCGTGTCAGGCGGCTTCAATATCTATCCCACCGAAATCGAAAACGTAATTGCCGACCATCCCGGTGTACTCGAGGTCGCGGTCTTTGGCGTGCCCCATGAAAAATGGGGTGAAACGCCGCTTGCAATGGTGCGTGTCAAGCCCGGAGCACAAATCACGGAGACCGAGATAATAGATTTGGTGCGCCAGCGTCTGGGCTCCGCAAAAAAGCCAAGCAAGGTCGTTTTTACCGCCGAGCCACTGCCGTTGAGCAATGTCGGAAAGGTGCTTCGTTCAAAGCTTCGAGAGCCCTATTGGGCGGGCCAGGACCGGCGCATTTCGGGGGCATGA